Proteins co-encoded in one Yamadazyma tenuis chromosome 1, complete sequence genomic window:
- a CDS encoding uncharacterized protein (COG:S; EggNog:ENOG503P2CU): protein MSYNKQYEPVRADPPQADYEVIDVDPHFNRVVKYFRPSDYAVWGATAAAFPISLQLWERFEPSAGAFKAPQKVPGGALRAATLLGVVGGFYLSYVRSSKRFLGWEENAREVKKDRYEIKKLLSQEKLPYHENESVLDDRLKDIANRNSQYSFATMAILPWFNFVYHPYHGVNIQKYYETRPGEEEWGFTNLKPYEDIKAKYTKTIE from the coding sequence CAAGCCGACTATGAAGTCATCGATGTCGACCCCCACTTCAACCGGGTCGTCAAATATTTCAGACCCTCAGACTATGCTGTTTGGGgagcaacagcagcagctttTCCAATATCTTTACAACTTTGGGAAAGATTCGAACCAAGTGCTGGTGCGTTCAAGGCTCCACAGAAAGTTCCCGGCGGAGCTTTGAGAGCCGCCACCTTATTGGGAGTTGTGGGTGGATTCTATTTATCGTATGTCAGATCTTCCAAGAGATTCTTGGGATGGGAAGAAAACGCCAGAGAGGTTAAGAAGGATAGATACgagatcaagaagctcTTGTCACAAGAAAAATTGCCATACCATGAAAACGAATCAGTGTTGGATGACAGATTAAAAGATATTGCCAACAGAAACTCCCAGTATTCATTTGCTACTATGGCCATTTTGCCATGGTTTAACTTTGTGTACCACCCTTACCATGGTGTGAACATCCAGAAGTACTACGAGACTAGACCGGGTGAAGAAGAGTGGGGattcaccaatttgaagcCATACGAAGACATAAAGGCTAAATACACTAAGACCATAGAGTAA